The genomic window CAGGTACAGGGTGGTGCCGCTGTTCTGGGCGTCAAGCACCATTCCTTCCTGGGGATGGAGATGGGTGCTGTCGATGGTCAGACGCTCTCCGTGGGAGGAGAATTCGGCCCCCAACGTTTCGCAGATCTGGCGGCAGGCCAGCGTGTCGTTGCTTTCCAACGCACCGGTCACCGTGCTGATGCCTTGAGAGAAGGTTGCAATGAGGTATGCCCTGATCGTCTGGCTTTTGGAGCCGGGAACCAATACGCGGCCCCGTGGTACACATGGGTGAAAAGTTCTGTCCATAGCAAAGACTATACCGGAAAACGGGATGCTAGTTAAGCGAGAGAGAGACGGAAATCTTGCCGGTGTAGTCGTCTTTCGGCGCATTGGCCAATGCCTCAGCGTCTGGGCCGAACGAAACGGCATAACTGCCGTACTTTGGGTTCGCTTCCGAACCACCCGCGGTAATGGTGAAGCTGATGGGCGTTGAGGTGGTGGATGCCGTGTCGTAGGTTTTGTCGCCGATGGTCAGGACGTAGTTGATCGTATAGGAATTGGCCTTTGCGTTCTCCGCGGAGGCAAGCGGTTGCGCGGAGACGTTGATGGTGTATGCTGAAGGGGTGGTGGAATAGTAGGAGAAATACCCTTTGACATCATCCTTGGTGGTTTCTTCCGTCAACGAGAAGGCCGTGAGATCGGCAAAGGCCGCTTTCAGGCCATCCTTGATGTTTCCACCGCGAGACATCAGGGAATCTTTCATCGTGGAGATGTCTTTGGAGGTGAACCCGATCAATACAGAATCAGAGCTGGTCGAAGGCGCGGTGAAACGCAAGGTAAGTGTCGCTGACGTATCGTCTCCCGCCATGATGGGGGAGAGGGATGCCAGCAACAGGCAGATGAGGATGATCAGGTTGCGTTTCATAGTACCTCTACAATAGCGGAGCGGCATACTTGTGTCAAGCGAGTGGCAAGAGTGCCAAATGAAAGAAAGCAGATCGATAGATAGTAGAAAATAAGTACTTTATATATAAATAATAAAATAATTTTAACTTATGTCAGATAATTGGTGGTGTACGGGAAGTTGTCGGAGAACAGAATGGTGCCGTCTGTTTTCATCAGCACGCAGTCGAATCCGTCCAGGCTGTTGATCAACGCAAGCCCTTTTTCACTTCCCAGCACATACACCGCGGTGGAAAGCGCGTCGCAGACGGTACTGTCCGTACCGATGATGGAGGAGGAGAGCAAGTCGCTTTCCGCAGGCCATCCTGTTTTGGGATCGAGGATGTGCTGGTACGTCTTGCCATCCTGGACGAAGAACCGTTCATAGCCACCGCTGGTGACCACCGCGCGGTCTGCCAGGTGGACGACGATGAACACGCTGCCTTCCTCCCCATTGGGGTCGCGCAGCCCGATCTTCCACAGATCTCCGTTCTCTTTGGATCCGATGGCGTAGACGTTGCCGCCCAGGTTGATGATTCCCCGGACCACACCCCGCTTCTCCATGATCTCATGGGCCCGGTCCGCGGCGTATCCTTTGGCGATGCCGCCCAGGTCGACGTCCATGTTTTTCGGGATGGTGATGCGCCGCTTTGCGGGATCCATCACGATTTCCTGCCAGGAGCGGTCCACCTGGTCAATCTCTTCCTGGCTGGGGACGCGGGGATGGTCAGTGGCGATGTTCCACAGTGCGGTGATGCCACCGATGGCGGGATCGAACGCCCCGTCGGACAGCTTCGCCATGGAGACCGCCTTTTCCACCAATGCATAAAACTCTTCGCTGGCGATGATGGTTTTGTCTCGGTTCAGCGCGTACAGCTCACTGCCTTCCGCCGTTCGGCTGAAGACGTCGTTGATCCTGAGAATTTCCTGTTTGATCTCATCGTACACCGACTGGCTTGTTCCCGCGGGAAGCGTCACGGCACAGACCGTCCCCAATGAGAGGAAACTCTGACGTTCCCCATTGGTTTTCCGGTCACATCCTGTCACGAGCAACAGGGTGCACAGGAGGAGCAGAATACCGGCGCGATGGATGCGGCGTGTGCCGCTCACTCGTCTTCCTTCGCTGTCTTGGCGTAGTTCAAGGCACGCACTGCGTTGTCAAACTTCTGGAACTTGCCGTTCTTCAGCTTGATGACGACGGAGGTCTTCTGGTTGCCGCTGACTTGGACGATGTATTCGGTGGCTTCAATCTTCGTCTTGAAGTATTTGATCACCTTGTCGCTGCCCTGGCGTTTGACCGCCCAGCCTTTTCCCTGGACGAATGACAGTTCATGCACGTCCCTCGCTTCTTTCTTTTCTTCGGAGGGGGCTACCGGTTTTTCTTTGTTGGTTGCCATCACAGACTCCTTGCACGTGGTATGTGTCAACTATACCACTGCAGGGAGATTTTTTTCCAGTTCCCAGAGAGCGTTACGTCCTGATTTCCCGATTGAATGGGATTCCCAGTGAGGTTGGCCCGAGGCGTTGGCTTTCCCGGTCGAACGCAAGGACGACGATGACCAGCACGTACGGCAGCATGACGGCGAATTCGTACGGGAAGTTGATGCCGTAACTCTGGATGACCGTCTGGAAGGTCTGGGCAAGGGAGAACAGCAACGCCCCCCACATGATCTTCACCGGCTGCCAGTGTCCGAAGTAGACCAGGGCGACGGCGATGAAGCCGCGGCCGCTGACGATGGAATCGCTGAACATCTTCGCCTGGCAGAGGGAGAGGTAGGCTCCGGCAAGGCCGGCAAGCGCGCCTCCCACGGCCAATGACTGGTAGCGTATCCGGGTGACATTGATGCCGATGGAATCGGCCGCGCGGGGATGGGTGCCTACGGCGCGGACCGCCAGTCCCCATGGGGTCTTGAACAGGACGTACCCGCTGAGCGGCACCAACAGGAACGCCACATATACCAGAATGTTCTGGGAGAAAAAGATTGGGCCGATGACCGGAATGCGGGAGAGAAGCGGGATGGGTGGTGTGGTGATGCCGGGAATGCTCTGCGTGCCGCCTACGAAGTGGCGGAACAGCGTGCCGGCTGCACCGGTTCCGAACATCTGCAGTCCGATGCCGGCGATTCCCTGCGGGGCCCGGAATGTGATGACGACCAGGCCGAAGAACATCCCGAGAAGCGCTCCCATCACCGTGGCGGAAAGCAGTCCGAGAACGTTGTACACCTGGGACGTGGCTTGTCCATGCCCGATGGCATAGGGGAGCAGCATGCCGAGGAACGCGCCCATCGACATGATGCCTTCACAGCCCAGGTTGAAGATGCCAGCCCGTTGGTTGATCATCTCCCCCAGCGAGGCAAGGAGCAACGCGACGGACGAGGTGATGGCCAAGGAAAGTACGGTGACGATGACGTTCATGCTGCGACCTCCTTTCTCCGGGTCTTTTTCCAGACCCGTTCCATCAAATAGGCGTTGGAGAGCACCATCTGCGTGGCGACGATGACGAGGATGATCACACCCTGGAGCACCTGCACCATGTTGGCGGGCACTCCCACGGCGTTCTGCGTCATGTTGCCGCCGACAAGGAGCAGTCCGAAGAAGAACGCGGCGGGGATGATGCCGGCGGGATGCAGCCCTCCGAAGAGCGCCACGACGATGCCGGAGAACCCATAGCCGCTGGTGATTCCCTGGATGGCCCTATGATGCACGCCACAGATCTCCACCGCTCCGGCAAGACCTGCGAAACCGCCGCTGAACAGCATTGCGATGACCAGGTACTTGGCCACGTTGATGCCTCCGTACCGTGCGGCCCGCTCGCTGGAACCAGCCGCCCGCATCTTGTAGCCGAACGGGGTCTTCCACAACAGCAGGTAGATCAAAATCGCAAAGCCGATGGCGATGAAGATGCCGGTATGCAGGCGGGTGCCCGGAATGAACCGGGTCAGCCAGATGTTCTTTGTCAGCCGCATGGATTGCGGAGTGCCGCTTCCCGTGGTCATTTCGGCGGGATCCAGCATCGGTTTGCGAAGGCAGAACGTGTAGAACTGCTCGGCGATGTAGTTCAGCATGACGGTGGACAGAAGCTCGCTTACCTGGAGTTTCGCCTTCAGCAGGCCGGGGATGGCGCCCCAGAGCGCGCCACCGGCAATACCTGCAAGGAGCACCAACGGGAGTAAGATCACTTTGGGAAGGGTGGGGACGGCCAGGGCCACCGCCGTGGTGGCAAGGATTCCCATCGCCATCTGTCCCTCTGCGCCGATGTTGATGATGCCGCTGCGGTAGGCGACGGCGATGCCCAGCGCGATAATCGTCAGCGGGATGGTACGGATCAACACTTCGCTGATCAAGCCGATATTCTGAAGTGGTTGGAAGATGATGACGGCGTACGTCTTCATCACCGGAGCCCCGATGGCGATCAAAATGACCGCACCCATCGCCATGGTGGCCAGGACGGCAAGCAGTACGATGCAGATTTTGTAAAGGATTTTGAATTGGTTGGTCATCTCACACTCCTGCCATCAGCATGCCCAGCTTTCTGCTGTCCGCGTCGGCGCGGGGAAGAACCTGCTGGATATGTCCTTTGAAAATGACGGCGACCCGGTCGGAGAGGGCGAGGATCTCATCCAGTTCCTCGCTGATCAACAGGATCCCCAGTCCTTCCTTCCGTTTGGCGAGCAACTGTTCATGGATGAACTGGGCTGCTCCCAGATCCAAGCCGCGGATCGGATAGACGGCCACCAGGAACTTCGGCTTCCGGGTGATCTCCCGCGCCAGGATCACCTTCTGGATGTTGCCGCCGGAGAGCGTTCCCGCTGCGGTATCCGTGTTGGGACAGCGGATATCGAAGTCTTTTTTCAGCGTGGTCGCGTTCTGGGCGATGGACGCCCTGTTCTGGAAGATTCCGTTGGTGAACCGCTTTGCGGTGGAATCCTTCAGGATGAAATTCTCTTTCAACGAGAACGGAGGGACGATGCCTTCGGTGTTCCGCTCTTCCGGGATGTACCCCATCCCTTCCTTGATGATTTCTTCCGTACTCTTGTTGGTGATGTCTTTTCCGAAGAACGTGATGGTCCCGCTCTCCACCGGTCTGAGGCCGTTGATCACCTCGGCGAGTTCCCGCTGCCCATTGCCGGACACGCCGGCAAGGCCGACGATCTCCCCGCTGTGGATGGTCAGGTTCAGGTCGTTCAACGCAAGGTACCCGCGGTCACTGCGGGCGTTCACATGCTGGATCTCCAGCGCGTGGATGTTGGAGCATTCGGTTTCCTTGTTTTCCGGCATGATGATCTCACGTCCGGTCATCAAGGAAGCAATCTCCGCGGAGGAATGCTCTTTGGTGTTTCCATTGAACACGACCGCTCCGTGACGAAGAATCGTCACTTTGTCGGAAAGGTCGGACACTTCCTGCAGTTTATGGCTGATGAAGATGATGGACAAGTTGGCGGTCATTTTCCGAAGGAGGACGATCAACTCGTCGGTCTCCTGCGGGGTCAGCGCGCTGGTCGGTTCGTCCAGGATCAGGAAGCGGGCTCCCAGGCAGAGCGTCTTGACCAATTCGACCCGTTGCTGCTCCCCGACGGACAGTTGCCAGACAAACGCGTCAGGATCTACGGCCAGGCCGTAGGTCTGAGAGACTTCCTCGATGCGGTCGCGGACCATCTTCATATCCAACTTCCATCCCTTCCATGCTTTTTTGTAGCCCAGAGCGATGTTTTCGGTGACCGTCATGTTGGGGACGAGCATGTACTGCTGGTGTACCATCCCAAGGCCTGCGGCGAACGCGTCGTTGGGGGAGTGGAAGTGTACTTCCTTTTCATTGATGAACATCTTTCCCTCATCCGGCTGGTACAAACCCATCAGGATGTTCATCAACGTCGTTTTGCCCGCTCCGTTTTCTCCGACCAAGGCGAGTACTTCCCCCTCTCCGACGGATAGGGAAATATCATCACTTGCCAGCACACCCGGAAACCGCTTGGTGATGTGTTCCATCCTGAGACTGGTGATCTTGGTGTTCGGATCCATGAGAAAAACTTCCTTTTTTTACCAAATCATCCCGCAGGATCCTGCGGGATGATTGGATGATGATGCGTTACAGTTTGGAATAATCGACGGACTGCCAGTTGATCGTATCCGGAGCCGCCTTGAACTTGGCCAGCGCCTCGTCAACCTTCGCGGCGACTTCCGGTTTCTTCAGCGAGTCGTTCCAGCCGAAGACGAATCCGCCGTTGTGGAAGTTCATCGGGATGCATTCTCCTCCGCGGATACCGGCATCCAGCTTCTCCACCATGCCGACGATGACCGCCGCATAGTTGTAGGAAGAGGCGGCAATGCACTTGTACCCTTCCGGAATGGTCAGCTGAGCCATATCCTGGCCAACCCACCAGATGTCCTTGTCCTTGTATTCGGCGACGGCGCGAAGCGCTCCGAGCGCCTGCTGGGAAGAGCCGGTCAGCACGTCGGCGCCGCTCTTGATCTGCGTCTGGGCGAAGTCGCCCGCTTTGACGAAATCACTGAACGAACCGGTGTGGGCGACCATGATCTTCGCCTTGGGATTGACGGACTGTACGCCGAGGACGAAGCCACGGTTGTACCGGGCGGCGTCACCACCATCAACCGGTCCGACCAGACCGATGATGTTGCTCTTCGTCGTCATGCCTGCGATGATGCCGGAAAGGTATCCGGTCTCTTCGGACTGCGGCATGTAGGTGAAGACGTTCTTCGGTCCCACCTCAGCGCTGGTTCCGAACGCAAAGGAGATGTTGGGGTATTCATCAGCCATTTCCAGCACCAGGTTCTTGTACTGGGCGCCATGGCAGATGATGATGTCATATCCCTGCGCGGCATACTGGCGGGCGGCGGAACCGGCATCGACCGGAGCCATCTTCTCGCTGTAGCTCCTTTGTCTTCTGCCGCACGGGGCAAACATGACGCCCCAAGTATAGATGTTCCGGTTCGGGACTGTCAAAGAGCCTTGGCCATGACAATTTGCCGAAATCGTAACTTTTTTGATATCGGGGGTGTGGAAATAAGCTGTTTCCTTGTGATGGATGGTTGCCATCTCCTCCAATTTCATCTATAAAAACCGATGAAAGCAAAGAAAAAGAAAGACAATATTTATGTATTTCGCTCTTTTCGTGATACAGTGGTACGTATGATGCATGCCCAAGACACCACATTGTTCCAATTGAACGGCATCCCACGCCTCAAGCAGGCGTTCCCGCTTGCCATCCAGCATGTCGTTGCGATGATCGTCGGATGTGTTACCCCGGCGTTGATCATCGCTTCCAGCACTCATCTTTCCTCTGCGGACAGCATTTTGCTGGTCCAGGGGTCGCTGGTCATCGCCGCAGTCTCCACGTTTCTGCAGCTCTTTCCTCCGTTTTCCTGGCTGGGAAGCGGCCTGCCAGTGATGTTGGGAGTGAGCTTTGCCTACCTGCCATCCATGCAAGCCATCGCCCAAGGGTATGACCTCGCTACGATCTTTGGCGCGGAGTTGGTAGGCGGGGTGGTCGCCGTTCTTGTCGGGGTTTTCGTCAAGAAGTTGCGCGTGCTGTTTCCGCCGCTCATCACTGGTACGGTGGTGTTCACCATCGGACTTTCCTTGTATCCGACGGCGATCAACTACATGGCTGGCGGAACCGGCTCCCCACTGTATGGTTCCTGGCAGAACTGGCTGGTGTCCATCGTCACCCTGGCGGTCGTCACCGTCTTCAACCATTACGGGAAGGGAATCTGGAAACTTGCTTCCATTTTGATCGGCATCATTGTCGGATACATTCTGGCCATACCGTTCGGCCTGGTCAATTTCTCTCCGGTTGGTTCGGCTGGTCTGTTCGCCCTGCCCATTCCGATGCATTTCGGCATCAAGTTCGAAATCTCTTCCTGTTTCGCCCTGGGTATCTTGTTCGCCATCAACTCCATCCAGGCCATCGGGGATTTCACCGCGACGACAGTCGGTGGAATGGATCGGCAACCGACGGACAAGGAACTGCAGTCCGGCATCATCTGCTACGGAGTATCCAACATGCTGGGAGCCTGTTTCGGCGGACTTCCCACGGCGACGTACAGCCAGAATGTCGGCATCGTGACGACCACCAAGGTGATCAACCGGTTCACGTTGGGATTGGGTGCGGGCATCCTGCTTCTTGCGGGGCTGCTTCCCAAATTCTCCGCCATGCTGACCACCATCCCGCAATGTGTGTTGGGAGGCGCGACGGTGACGGTGTTCGCATCCATCGCCATGACGGGAATGAAGCTGGTCGTCTCCCAGCCGATGAACTACCGCAACACCTCGATCGTCGGACTTGCGGCGGCCTTGGGCATGGGCATCTCCCAGTCTTCCGCCGCGGTGGCGTCGTTCCCCCAGTGGTTCCAGATCATCTTCGCCAAGAGCCCTGTCGTCATCGCGACGTTGGTTGCGGTGACCCTGCAGATTTTGCTTCCGGGAAAAGAAAGCTGAAGACGGCTTTCGCGATGGCCTCTGCCCCTGCTTCGCCGGGGTGGACGCCATCGTCACCCGCGAGATTGTCAGGAAGCGGGATGCAAGGGAAGGGAAGGGTCCGGAGCACCGTCCGCTCCCGTATCGTCATGCTGTTTCGTACGCAAAACCGGTTTGGGCGCGATGCGGGGACCAACAAGGTATATACCTTGGGATGAGACGGGAGCTTTTGGTATGTCGTCAACAATGCCTGCATGGAAGTGCGGTAGATTTCCTCCCCGCGCCAGTACCACGGTTTGGTGTCGTTGGTTCCCAGCAGCACCACGACAATATCCGGTTGGAATCGGATGCTTTCCTGATAGGGAAGTGAACTGTCGTAAGACTTCATTCGGTCTGGTTGGACGACCGCTCCGGTTAATCCGAAATTACCGACGACGCATGACCGTCCCAGAAGTTCTCCCAAGCGGGATGGATAGCAGGTCGTTTCCCGGTGGTCCAGACCATAGCCATAGGTGATGCTGTCTCCGACGCAGGCGATGCTGGTGATGGGCATGGTCCCATCGTACCGTACCTTGCCCATCCACTCAAGGGAGCAACAAAAAAGCCATCCCCTTTCGAGGATGGCTTTGCAGGTGGAAAGACCTGTTACTTCTTGAAGATGTCCTTGACCGGATGGTAGTCCATCGTGTTGGTGTACCAGCCACCCCAGACATTGGTGTCGATCAGGTTCAGCGTGACGTAGTAGTACAGCGGCATGATCGCCTGATCCTGGTTGATCATGATGTCTTCTGCGGTCTGCAGGGCTCCGAACCGATCCGGTCCGTCCGCCATGCGCGCAGCCTCGTTGATCAGCAGGTCGTAGGTGTCATTGGAGTACCGTCCGCCGTTCATACCGGCACCGGTGATGAACATATCAAGGAAGGTGTTCGGATCCTGGTAGTCACCGACCCATCCGGCACGAGCGATGGTGAAGTTACCAGCGTTCCGGTTGGACAGGTAGGTCTGCCATTCCTGGTTCTCAAGCGTTACGTTGATGCCCAGGTTATTCTTCCATTCCTGCTGGATGAACTCAGCGATCTTCTTGTGGCCTTCGCTGGTGTTGTACAGGATGGAGACGGAGGGGAATCCAACGCCGTTGGGATATCCCGCATCGGCGAGCAGTTTCTGCGCCTCGACGATGTCCGCGTCATGGTCATCCCCGTTGGGGAACGGAAGCGCGGTGTAACCGGCCATCTCAGGCACGATGCCCCAGGCAGGAATCTGTCCGGCCTTGGTCACGCCATCAACCAGCGCCTGGCGGTCGACGGCCAGAGAGAGCGCGCGGCGCACACGAGCGTCATTGACCGGCGCCTTCTCCGTCTGGAAGAGGTAGTAGTAGGTGGCCAGCTGCACGCTGTTGTGGTAGTCGTCTCTCATCGAGGCTTCGGCAAGGCTGTCAAGAGGAACGTTGGTGTCCCAGTCAAGCTCGCCGTTCTTGTACATCTTGTAGTTCGTCG from Sphaerochaeta sp. includes these protein-coding regions:
- a CDS encoding FAD:protein FMN transferase; amino-acid sequence: MSGTRRIHRAGILLLLCTLLLVTGCDRKTNGERQSFLSLGTVCAVTLPAGTSQSVYDEIKQEILRINDVFSRTAEGSELYALNRDKTIIASEEFYALVEKAVSMAKLSDGAFDPAIGGITALWNIATDHPRVPSQEEIDQVDRSWQEIVMDPAKRRITIPKNMDVDLGGIAKGYAADRAHEIMEKRGVVRGIINLGGNVYAIGSKENGDLWKIGLRDPNGEEGSVFIVVHLADRAVVTSGGYERFFVQDGKTYQHILDPKTGWPAESDLLSSSIIGTDSTVCDALSTAVYVLGSEKGLALINSLDGFDCVLMKTDGTILFSDNFPYTTNYLT
- a CDS encoding DUF2188 domain-containing protein, with protein sequence MATNKEKPVAPSEEKKEARDVHELSFVQGKGWAVKRQGSDKVIKYFKTKIEATEYIVQVSGNQKTSVVIKLKNGKFQKFDNAVRALNYAKTAKEDE
- a CDS encoding ABC transporter permease gives rise to the protein MNVIVTVLSLAITSSVALLLASLGEMINQRAGIFNLGCEGIMSMGAFLGMLLPYAIGHGQATSQVYNVLGLLSATVMGALLGMFFGLVVITFRAPQGIAGIGLQMFGTGAAGTLFRHFVGGTQSIPGITTPPIPLLSRIPVIGPIFFSQNILVYVAFLLVPLSGYVLFKTPWGLAVRAVGTHPRAADSIGINVTRIRYQSLAVGGALAGLAGAYLSLCQAKMFSDSIVSGRGFIAVALVYFGHWQPVKIMWGALLFSLAQTFQTVIQSYGINFPYEFAVMLPYVLVIVVLAFDRESQRLGPTSLGIPFNREIRT
- a CDS encoding ABC transporter permease, producing MTNQFKILYKICIVLLAVLATMAMGAVILIAIGAPVMKTYAVIIFQPLQNIGLISEVLIRTIPLTIIALGIAVAYRSGIINIGAEGQMAMGILATTAVALAVPTLPKVILLPLVLLAGIAGGALWGAIPGLLKAKLQVSELLSTVMLNYIAEQFYTFCLRKPMLDPAEMTTGSGTPQSMRLTKNIWLTRFIPGTRLHTGIFIAIGFAILIYLLLWKTPFGYKMRAAGSSERAARYGGINVAKYLVIAMLFSGGFAGLAGAVEICGVHHRAIQGITSGYGFSGIVVALFGGLHPAGIIPAAFFFGLLLVGGNMTQNAVGVPANMVQVLQGVIILVIVATQMVLSNAYLMERVWKKTRRKEVAA
- a CDS encoding ABC transporter ATP-binding protein; the protein is MDPNTKITSLRMEHITKRFPGVLASDDISLSVGEGEVLALVGENGAGKTTLMNILMGLYQPDEGKMFINEKEVHFHSPNDAFAAGLGMVHQQYMLVPNMTVTENIALGYKKAWKGWKLDMKMVRDRIEEVSQTYGLAVDPDAFVWQLSVGEQQRVELVKTLCLGARFLILDEPTSALTPQETDELIVLLRKMTANLSIIFISHKLQEVSDLSDKVTILRHGAVVFNGNTKEHSSAEIASLMTGREIIMPENKETECSNIHALEIQHVNARSDRGYLALNDLNLTIHSGEIVGLAGVSGNGQRELAEVINGLRPVESGTITFFGKDITNKSTEEIIKEGMGYIPEERNTEGIVPPFSLKENFILKDSTAKRFTNGIFQNRASIAQNATTLKKDFDIRCPNTDTAAGTLSGGNIQKVILAREITRKPKFLVAVYPIRGLDLGAAQFIHEQLLAKRKEGLGILLISEELDEILALSDRVAVIFKGHIQQVLPRADADSRKLGMLMAGV
- a CDS encoding BMP family ABC transporter substrate-binding protein is translated as MFAPCGRRQRSYSEKMAPVDAGSAARQYAAQGYDIIICHGAQYKNLVLEMADEYPNISFAFGTSAEVGPKNVFTYMPQSEETGYLSGIIAGMTTKSNIIGLVGPVDGGDAARYNRGFVLGVQSVNPKAKIMVAHTGSFSDFVKAGDFAQTQIKSGADVLTGSSQQALGALRAVAEYKDKDIWWVGQDMAQLTIPEGYKCIAASSYNYAAVIVGMVEKLDAGIRGGECIPMNFHNGGFVFGWNDSLKKPEVAAKVDEALAKFKAAPDTINWQSVDYSKL
- a CDS encoding purine/pyrimidine permease, with amino-acid sequence MMHAQDTTLFQLNGIPRLKQAFPLAIQHVVAMIVGCVTPALIIASSTHLSSADSILLVQGSLVIAAVSTFLQLFPPFSWLGSGLPVMLGVSFAYLPSMQAIAQGYDLATIFGAELVGGVVAVLVGVFVKKLRVLFPPLITGTVVFTIGLSLYPTAINYMAGGTGSPLYGSWQNWLVSIVTLAVVTVFNHYGKGIWKLASILIGIIVGYILAIPFGLVNFSPVGSAGLFALPIPMHFGIKFEISSCFALGILFAINSIQAIGDFTATTVGGMDRQPTDKELQSGIICYGVSNMLGACFGGLPTATYSQNVGIVTTTKVINRFTLGLGAGILLLAGLLPKFSAMLTTIPQCVLGGATVTVFASIAMTGMKLVVSQPMNYRNTSIVGLAAALGMGISQSSAAVASFPQWFQIIFAKSPVVIATLVAVTLQILLPGKES
- a CDS encoding GDSL-type esterase/lipase family protein codes for the protein MPITSIACVGDSITYGYGLDHRETTCYPSRLGELLGRSCVVGNFGLTGAVVQPDRMKSYDSSLPYQESIRFQPDIVVVLLGTNDTKPWYWRGEEIYRTSMQALLTTYQKLPSHPKVYTLLVPASRPNRFCVRNSMTIRERTVLRTLPFPCIPLPDNLAGDDGVHPGEAGAEAIAKAVFSFLFPEAKSAGSPQPTSR